The following DNA comes from Candidatus Neomarinimicrobiota bacterium.
AACAGGACATATTTGAATACATAGAGGTGTTTTACAACCGCCAAAGGCTTCATTCAGCCTTAGGCTACAAAACACCTATTGAATATGGAAAACTAACAAATGTTGCTTAACTTTATGTCAACTTTTTCGTATGAAGTCCATACTGGATGATATCCAGGTAATGAATACAAGTACGAGATCAATAGTTTATCAAAACAATTTTGAACTGGCGAATGAACAAACTCTTATTCCAAGAGTACTCATGCAAAAAAGATCAAGCAGAGATATGGTGAGTACTACATTTACATTAACTGTAAATC
Coding sequences within:
- a CDS encoding IS3 family transposase, translated to QDIFEYIEVFYNRQRLHSALGYKTPIEYGKLTNVA